The genomic interval aatgaatcatcaaTTACTATAATGGATAATCTACTAatcattcaagtcatttttaagaaaataaactgaatattCCTCCAGTTTCCAGCTTCTACATTTtgacagtttgttgtttttctttgtagtGCCTGATACtaaatttttcttttggggtttCGGACGGAACAAGCTTTTTTAAGACATTGAATCAAAGTTTTCACTATATGTTAGAATATACAACTAAtcaatttaataatgaaaataacttgaACTTTAACTGTTAACCAAGATTTCACGTATTGGTTTTTCCGAATTCCTTCTAGATTCGTACCCGTTTTCCTCCTGAGCCAAACGGTATCCTTCACATCGGACACGCGAAAGCTATTAACTTCAATTTTGGCTATGCAAAGGTACAATGCTTTTTCTCACCTTTCACCATTTCATAAGGTGCTTAATGTTGATTCTCTCtgatgcagcttttttttcttcaaacatcGACTCTTCCTGTAGGCAAACGATGGTATTTGTTTCCTGAGGTATGACGACACAAAtccagagaaggaggaggaaaaatactTCACTGCCATCAAGGACATGGTGGAGTGGCTAGGTGAGATTGATTTACACTTTTTGGGGGGTCTGATTAAGGCTGTACATTCAAGAAGATAGTTTCTTACCAGTGAAAGTGTTTTCCACAGGCTACACACCTTATGAAGTCACGCATGCATCCGACAACTTTCAGCAGCTCTACGACCTTGCTGTGGATCTTATTCGCAGGTGGGTGTAGGAAATGTGTATCCATGTTGGTAAATGTGCACAAGCCTTCTAGATGATGTTTCATTCTCTTCTCGGTCATCTTCAGGGGCCATGCCTATGTGTGCCACCAGAAGGGAGAGGAACTGAAGGGCCATAACGCTCCTCCATCACCGTGGAAGGACCGTCCCATTGAAGAGTCCCTGGTGTTGTttgagaggatgaagaagggcCTGTTTGCAGAGGGAGAGGCCACACTCAGGATGAAGATGGTCATGGAGGACGGGAAGATGGACCCTGTGGCGTACAGAATCAAATACACGCCACATCACCGAACAGGAGACAAGTGGTATGAAAatctgatatgtttttttcaaccgGGGTAGTTCaatttaaatcttaaatctttCTCACAACAAGATGTGTTTTACTTACACTTGtatcactttctttctctgcagGTGCATCTACCCCACTTATGACTACACccactgtctgtgtgactcCATTGAAAATATCACACACTCGCTGTGTACCAAAGAGTTTCAGGCCAGGTATACATGAATTATGTCAAAACTCAACATGATGATCTTTCTTGGAGATGCATGCAATGTTAACATTCACACCCCCTGTTGTTTTCCTTACTTTTTTGTGACAGGCGTTCCTCATATTACTGGCTGTGTAACGCTCTGGATTTGTACTGCCCTGTGCAGTGGGAATATGGGCGCTTGAACCTCACCTATACTGTTGTCTCCAAGAGGAAAATCATCAAATTGGTCGAGACTGGCGTTGTCAGGTGAAATGGCATTTCTGTTTGCTAATTGTTTCCAGTTTTTTAATGTTCCGTCTTCATGCTAAATATTATCTATTAGGTAACTGTAGACAATTTCTTCTCTCATTATAGAGACTGGGACGACCCCCGTCTCTTCACATTGACTGCGCTGAGAAGAAGAGGTTTCCCACCAGAGGCCATTAACAACTTTTGTGCACGGGTATGCAGAGTGGATGAGAGGACGGATTTGTGGAAGGAAGAGCTAGTAACTACATGTCAGAATACGGTGCTTACTGTAGTGTTATAGTACGTCAAATGTCTTGGCAGGTTGGAGTCACTGTTTCTCAGACAACAACAGAGCCTCACCTACTGGAGTCGTGTGTGAGGGAAGTGCTGAATGAAACAGCTCCCAGAGTCATGGCTGTCCTGGAACCCCTTAAAATCACCATAGTTAACCTTCCTGAGAACTCACGGGTTTGTACATTTCTTATGTTACACATCAGACTTCTCCCTGAAgtcaaaactgtgtgtgttctgtctttAACATAGCATTCAACATCACAGTTGCTGAATCTTCCTGCTGTTGTGCTCTTCTCCCTTAGTCGGATGTACGAGTACCAGACTTTCCTGCCAACGAGGCCAAGGGCAGCCACATGGTTCCGTTCACACGCACGATCTTCATTGAACAAAGCGACTTTAGAGAGGTCcgagagaaaataaatacatacacatatacccACTCATAGTACAtgtaaaatactttatttttctcttgattGTTTATATGATGATGGACTCCTTTTCGTTTGCAGGTAATGGAGAAGGGCTACAAGCGTCTGACCCCAGAACAGCCTGTAGGCCTGAGGCATGCTGGGTATGTCATCTCTGTGCAGAAGGTCATTAAGGTAAGACTTTCACTCGGTAGCTTGTAAAGACACAGGGTAAAGTTATTTGTTCAACCCATGTCTATATTCAAGTGATCCAATTGAATCTGAAGGATGTGACTAAAACTCTTTAATAACTATACCCTGCTTACATCTATTGTTTCACTTGGAAATTCCTCACATTGAGGAAAAgcttttgaatttattttacaaaggTCGAAAATAATTTCATCAAAAAAATGGTTTGGAAAATCCCAGTACTATTGTTCCTTAGATTTAATTAGATTTAATCAGCAGAAACCATGTTTACATCCTCAGCAGTGTTTGCTTCTGTCTGTAGATGTCTTTACCTCTGTGTCCTCCTTGTTAAATCTTATTTTTCTGCTAAACCTGTGTCCTCACAACATGCACTTGTTCCCTTTAACCATTTCTCAGGATGCTCAGGGCAAAGTGGTGGGACTGGAGGTGAACTGCTGCAGTTCTGAGACTGCAGAGAAGCCGAAGGCCTTCATCCACTGGGTTAGCGAGCCGCTGGTGTGTGAAGTGCGTCTCTACGACAGACTGTAAGTCTCAAACAACCTGTCATTCACAATTAGTTTTTCATGTAGAAAACCTCGCTCAACCTAAtcttctcactttctttttagATTCCTGCATAAACATCCAGAGGATCCATCTGAAGTGCCCAGCGGCTTCCTGAGTGACATCAACTCTGTGAGTGattctgctctgctgtgacaGAAGGCCTTTTTTGGATTAACTGAGATGTTACAACGGATAACGGATATCTTCTTTTTGTCCTTTAGAATTCCCTGCAGGTGATAAGTAGTGCCTTAGTGGATACCTCAGTCAAGGGAGCAAAAGTTTTGGACAAATTCCAGTTTGAG from Scophthalmus maximus strain ysfricsl-2021 chromosome 3, ASM2237912v1, whole genome shotgun sequence carries:
- the qars1 gene encoding glutamine--tRNA ligase; amino-acid sequence: MADTLTLFSSIGLSEQKAKETLKNEALSSVLKDAITQVQRVNGASGVDKAMGTLLYSMASRLKDTKRLVFLSDSIAQRKICTELQLAAALDFLKSHPQDPINQKEFEEACGVGVVTTPEQIEDAVESVIKKHKEQLLKERYRFNMGLLMGEARSALKWADGKVIKNEVDMQVLHILGPKTEADLEKKSKVQKSKVTDNEVKSKKDEVAVNGEANAVEGKSLMEQLRGEALKFHRTGENYTTEGYVVTPNTMSLLKKHLEFTGGQIRTRFPPEPNGILHIGHAKAINFNFGYAKANDGICFLRYDDTNPEKEEEKYFTAIKDMVEWLGYTPYEVTHASDNFQQLYDLAVDLIRRGHAYVCHQKGEELKGHNAPPSPWKDRPIEESLVLFERMKKGLFAEGEATLRMKMVMEDGKMDPVAYRIKYTPHHRTGDKWCIYPTYDYTHCLCDSIENITHSLCTKEFQARRSSYYWLCNALDLYCPVQWEYGRLNLTYTVVSKRKIIKLVETGVVRDWDDPRLFTLTALRRRGFPPEAINNFCARVGVTVSQTTTEPHLLESCVREVLNETAPRVMAVLEPLKITIVNLPENSRSDVRVPDFPANEAKGSHMVPFTRTIFIEQSDFREVMEKGYKRLTPEQPVGLRHAGYVISVQKVIKDAQGKVVGLEVNCCSSETAEKPKAFIHWVSEPLVCEVRLYDRLFLHKHPEDPSEVPSGFLSDINSNSLQVISSALVDTSVKGAKVLDKFQFERVGYFSLDPDSTADKLIFNRTVTLKEDPGKI